TATAAGACGACTATGCCTATGTTAATAATAACTCAAACTATACCTACGGTTGCAATAGCACCTTTATTAGTATTATGGCTAGGATATGGTATGAGTTCGAAAATATTACTTGTTATTCTTACAACCTTTTTTCCTATAACTGTTGCATTACTTGATGGTTATAGATCTGTTGATAAAGAAAGTTTGATACTTTTAAAATCAATGGGTGCATCAAAGGTTCAAGAATATATACATGTTAAATTGCCAAGTTCACTAAGTTATTTCTTTGCTGGATTTAGAATTTCAGTTTCTTATTCACTTATAGGAGCTGTAGTAGCAGAATGGCTTGGAGGGTTTTATGGATTAGGAGTTTATATGACTCGTGTTAGAAAGTCTTATTCTTTTGATAAGATGTTTGCAATTATCTTTTTTATATCAGCACTTAGCTTGCTGTTAATGACACTTGTTTCTAAATTAGAAAAATATATAATTAAATGGGAGGAAAAATGAAAAAATTACTAACTATCCTATTCACATTTATTTTAATAATAAGTTGTGGAACAAAAGAAATTGGAAAGATGGAGGATAAACCAAAAGAAAAAATTACTATAGTTCTTGATTGGGTACCTAATACTAATCATACTGGATTATTTGTTGCTAAAGAAAAAGGTTTCTTTAATGAATATGGTTTAGATGTTGAAATAGTACAACCTCCTGAAGGAAGTACAACTCAATTAATTGGTACAGGTAAAGCACAAGTAGGAATAAGTTTCCAAGATACATTAGCTAAATATTTTGCAGCTAAAGAAAAATTACCAGTTACTGCAATTGCAGCTATTTTACAACATAATACATCAGGACTTGTATCTTTAAAAGATAAAAATATTACATCATTTAAAGATTTAGAAGGTAAAACTTATGGAACTTGGGAAGATCCAATTGAACAAGCTATTTTAAATAAATTAATGGCTGATGAAGGTGCAAGTTTTGAAAAAGTAAATGTTATACCTTATTCATGGGATGTATTAAAAGCTTTACAAACTGATACTGATGCTGCGTGGATTTATTATGCATGGGATGGAATTGCTTTAAAAAATGCAGGTTTAGAATTTAATTTCTTAGATGTTAAAGTTGCACCAGAATTAGACTACTATACACCAGTTATTATTGCTAATAATGACTTCTTAGCTACACATGAAGAAGATGCTATGAATTTAATGAAAGCTATAGAAAAAGGTTACCTATATGCAATAGATAATGTTGAAGAATCAGTAGATATATTATTAAAAGAAGCACCAGAACTTGATAGAAACTTAGTATTAGAATCTCAAAAATGGATTAATGGTCAATATGTTGATGAAGGTGTTAAATGGGGACATATAGATTCAGGAAGATGGAATACATTCTATAACTGGTTATTCGAAAATGGATTACTTGAAAATACTATAGAAAAAGATTATGGATTTACTAATAAATATTTAGGAGAATAAAATAAAAACTTATGATAAAGTTAGAAGTTAAAGATTTAAGTGTTGTTTTTGATGGAAAGACTATAGTTGAAGATATTAATTTTCATGTAGATAGTGGAGAACTAGTAAGTGTTATAGGCCTATCTGGAAGTGGAAAGACAACTATATTTAATGCAGTAGCAGGGATTATACCTGTAAATAGTGGAAAGATATTATTAAATAATGAAGATGTTACAGGTAAAAATGGTAAGATGAGCTATATGTTACAAAAAGACTTGTTACTACAGTTTAAAAACGTTTTGGAAAATATTGCACTACCTTTAATAATAAAAGGCATGGGGAAAAAGGAGGCCTATGAAAAAGTTATGGCTAATCTTGAGACCTTTGGATTAGAGGGCCTTGAGAAAAAATATCCAAAAGAATTATCAGGTGGACAAAGACAAAGAGTAGCTTTTTTGAGAACATATATGTTTTCTGATGACATGAATTTACTTGATGAACCATTTTCAGCGCTAGATCTAATAACTAAAGCAAGTATACATAAATGGTATATGGATATTAGAAAGAAATTAAATTTAACAACTTTATTAATAACTCATGATATAGATGAAGCGATATTGTTATCTAATAGAATATATATATTGACTTTAGATAATGGTGTTGGGAAGATATCTAAAGAAATAAAAATAGATTTAGAAAATAGAAATAACACTACTATGGAATTTATAGAATTTAAGAAAAAAATACTAGTAGAATTAGGGAAAAAATAGTATAATAAGTATAGGGAAATAATCTCTATACTTATTTAATATATGGGTTTGAAAAAAACATCAAAAAAAATTATAAAAAGTGTTGACAAACTTTTTTAAATATGGTAATATAATTCTTGTCAATAGGACATGTAATAATGACGGTGTATAGCGCAGCTCGGTAGCGCACTTGCCTTGGGAGCAAGGGGTCACAGGTTCAAATCCTGTTACACCGACCATTATATGCGGGAGTAACTCAGTTGGTAGAGTGTCAGCCTTCCAAGCTGAATGTCGCGAGTTCGACCCTCGTCTCCCGCTCCATTTTTTTTTATGGTGGCCGTAGTTCAGTTGGTAGAGCGCCAGTTTGTGGCACTGGTTGTCGCGGGTTCAAGTCCCGTCGGTCACCCCATAATATATTTTATGCGCGAGTGGTGAAATTGGTATACACGCTAGACTTAGGATCTAGTGCTTCGGTGTGTGGGTTCGAGTCCCACCTTGCGCACCATTTTGTTAAAATGAATAATCATTTGAACAAACTAAAGACAGTAGGTATAAAGTAAATCCTACCGAGGTGAGTTCTGAGTATAATACATATATTGATAAAGTATATACTTTTAACCTCGCCCACTAATATTAGTGGTTTTTTTATTTATAAGGAGGTGAAACAATATGGCATCAAAAGCTAATATTGCAGCAGTAGAAATGTTAACTGAAAAATTAAAAGAGGCAAAGGCAGTTGTTTTCGTTGATTATAAAGGAATTACAGTTAATGAAGATACACAGTTAAGAAGTGAAGCAAGAAAAGCTAATGTAGAATATTTTGTAGCAAAAAATAGATTAGTACAAATAGCTTTAAAAAATGTAGGTTTAGATCTTGAGTTAAAAGAATTAGCTGAAGGTACAACATCATTTGCTTTAGGATTTGAAGACGGAGTTGCACCATCAAAATTAATCTATGATTTCTCACAACAATTTAAAGGTGAAAAATTAAAAATTAAAGGTGGAATTGTTGATGGAAAAGTAGCTGATAAAAATACAATAGAAGCATTAGCTAAGTTACCATCAAGACCAGAATTACTAGGTATGATAGCTTACGGATTATTATCACCAGTAAGAATGTTAGCAGTTGGATTATCTAACGTAGCAGAACAAAAAGAAGCATAATAATAAATATCAAGAATAAAATAGGAGGAATTAAAATGGCATTTAATAAAGAACAATTTATTGAAGATTTAAAAGCAATGACAGTATTAGAATTAAAAGAAGTAGTAGAAGCTATAGAAGAAACTTTTGGAGTATCAGCACAACCAGTTGCAGTTGCAGGAGGAGCAGTAGCTGCTGAAGCAGTTGAAGAAAAAACTAACTTTGACGTAGTATTAACAGGAGCAGGTGCTAATAAAATAGCTGTTATCAAAGAAGTAAGAGCAATCACAGGATTAGGATTAAAAGAAGCTAAAGACTTAGTAGATAACGGTGGAGCAGTTAAAGAAGGAGCTTCAAAAGAAGAAGCAGAAGATATTAAAGCTAAATTAGAAGCTGCTGGAGCATCTGTAGAATTAAAATAATAAATCATATAAAAAAATAGGGAAATAGACATCCGAAATACGTGATGTCTTTTTCCTCATTTATAACACACAATTCAAATTTCAAATCTTTTACTTTGATCATTTTTATATTTAACACATTATTTTCGGTGTATCAAGGTATATTTTTCATAGGAGGAAACTTAAAAAATGAATAACAAACTAATTAAAAGATATAGTTTTGGGAAAATTAAAGATAGGGGAGAAATGCCTAATTTTTTAGAGTTCCAATTAGATTCTTATGAAGATTTTTTACAAACTAAAAGATCTCATACTGCAAGAGAACTAAAAGGATTAGAAGCAATATTCCAAGAAACATTCCCAATAGAATCTGCTAATGGTACTTTAAAATTAGAGTATTTTGGGTATGAAATACACGATAGTGAAGCACCATTAAATGACGAGTTAGAATGTAAAAAAAGAGGAAAAACTTATTCAGGTCAATTAAAAGTTAATTTAAGATTAACAAACAATAAAACTGGAGAAATAAAAGAAACATTAGTACATTTTGGGGATATACCTTTAATGACTGATAAAGCAACTTTCATCATAAATGGAGCAGAAAGAGTTGTTGTTTCTCAATTACATAGATCACCAGGGATTACATTCAATAAAGAATTAAATATGCAAACTGGTAAAGATATGTTTATTGGTAAAATAATTCCATATAAAGGGACATGGCTTGAATTTGAAACAGATAAAAATGATGTTTTAAATGTGAAAATTGATAGAAAGAAAAAAGTATTAGCATCAGTATTCTTAAAAGCAGTTAAGTTCTTTGAAACTAATGCTGAGATTATGGATGAATTCTTTGAAGTTAAAACAATCAATTTAGCACCTATTTATAAAAAATATAAAAATATAGAAGATGCTAAAAGTGTTATTAGAACTGAAATAGAAGGTTCATTTGTAAATGAAGATGTAATAGATGAAAAAACAGGAGAAATAGTAGTTGAAGCTGAAAGCTTTATAGATGAAATTATAGTAGATAAATTATTAGAATTAAATACATCTGAAATTACTATTTGGGAAGTTAAACCTGAAGATAGAATGATAGCTAAATCAATTAAAGATGATCATACTAAATCATCTGATGAAGCTGTTGTAGAAGTATTCAAAAAATTAAAACCTGGAGACATAGTTACAGTAGAAAGTGCATATAACTTAATTATACCTATGTTCTTTAACCCTCAAAGATATGATTTTGCACCAGTTGGTAGATACAAAATCAATAAGAGATTAAAACTTGAAGGTGAAATTAATGAGCAAGATATAGTTCTTACTAAAAATGACGTAATTGCTACTATCAATTACCTAAAAGTATTATACAATGGTGGAGGAAGTACAGATGATATCGATAACTTATCAAACAGAAGGGTAAGAGGAGTAGGAGAGTTATTATCTATTCAAATTAAAGGTGGAGTTGCTAAAATGTCTAAAATGGTTAGAGAAAAAATGCAAACTCAAGATATAAATACTTTAACACCACAAAGTTTATTGAACACTAAACCATTAAATGCTTTAATTTTAGAATTCTTTGGAAGTGGACAATTATCACAATTCATGGATCAATCTAACCCACTTGCAGAATTAACTCATAAGAGAAGAATTTCAGCATTAGGACCTGGAGGATTATCAAGAGATAGAGCGGGATTCGAGGTTCGTGACGTTCATAACTCTCACTATGGAAGGGTATGTCCAATAGAAACTCCAGAAGGACCAAATATAGGACTTATTGCATCATTATCAACTTATGGTAAAGTAAATAAATATGGATTTATTGAAACTCCGTTTGTTAAAGTAAAAGATGGTGTTGCAGACTTTAATGATATTAACTATCTTGCAGCAGATGAAGAAGAAGGATTATTCATCGCCCAAGCGGATACAAATATAGATGAAAAAGGCAGATTACTAGATAATGAAGTAACTTGTAGATATGGTGATGAAATAGTTCACGTAAGAAAAGAACAAGTTGATTTAATGGACGTATCGCCTAAACAAATAGTTTCAGTATCAGCTGGATTAATTCCATTCTTAGAACACGATGATGCCAATCGTGCACTGATGGGATCAAACATGCAAAGACAAGCAGTACCATTATTAAAAACAGAAGCTCCTTATGTAGGAACTGGACTTGAAAGAAAAGTTGCTATAGATTCTGGAGCAGTACTTGTATCTAAAGTTAAGGGAGAAGTTACTTATGTTGATGCAAGTAAGATTATAGTAACAGATGAAAAAGGTGATGATCACTTACATAGATTATTAAACTTTGAAAAATCAAACCAAAGTATGTGTTTACACCAAAAACCAATTATAGATTTAGGTGCTAAAGTTGAAAAAGGTGACATCTTAGCAGATGGACCATCGACAGCTGGTGGAGACTTAGCATTAGGTAAAAATATATTACTTGCATTCATGCCTTGGGAAGGATACAATTTCGAGGATGGAATTTTAATATCAGAAAGATTAAGAAAAGATGATGTATTTACTTCATTACATATTGAAGAGTTTGATATTGAAGCAAGAACAACTAAATTAGGAGAAGAAGAAATAACTAGAGAAATACCAAATGTATCTGAAGAAGCATTACGTAACTTAGATAAAAACGGTATAGTTAGAGTAGGTGCATATGTTGAACCAGATGATATCTTAGTTGGTAAAGTAACTCCTAAAGGAGAAAGTGAACCACCTGCAGAAGAAAGATTATTAAGAGCAATCTTTGGAGAAAAAGCTAAAGATGTTAGAGATACATCTCTAAGACTACCACATGGAGTAAAAGGAACTGTAGTAGATGTATTAGTACTATCTAAAGAAAATAAAGATGACTTAAAAGCAGGAGTAAATAAAGTCGTTAGAATTTACGTTGCTGAAAAGAGAAAAATAATGGTTGGAGATAAAATGTCAGGAAGACATGGTAATAAAGGGGTTATATCTCGTGTGTTACCAGTAGAAGACATGCCACATTTAGAAGACGGAACTCCAGTTGACGTATGTTTAAACCCATTAGGGGTTCCCTCTCGTATGAACATAGGACAAGTATTAGAGGTACATTTAGGACTTGCTATTGGAGATATGGATAAATATATTGCAACACCAGTATTTGACGGTGCAACTGAAGAAGATGTTAAGAATTACTTAGAAGAAGCTGGATATCCTAGAACTGGAAAAGTTAAACTAATAGATGGAAGAACTGGAGAATATTTTGATAATCCAGTAACTGTAGGAAGAATGTACATGTTAAAACTACACCACTTAGTTGAAGATAAGATGCATGCTAGAGCAATAGGACCATATTCATTAGTCACTCAACAACCACTTGGAGGTAAAGCTCAATTTGGTGGACAAAGATTAGGGGAAATGGAAGTTTGGGCTCTTGAAGCATATGGAGCATCAAATATCCTTCAAGAAATGTTAACTGTTAAATCTGATGATATTAACGGAAGAACTAAGACTTATGAATCAATAATTAAAGGACAAGCAATGCCAGAAGCAGATGCCCCTGAATCATTTAAAGTATTAGTAAAAGAATTCCAATCTTTAGGATTAGATGTAAATCTATATAATAAAGAGGGAGAAAGAATAGAATTAGATAACAATTTCGAAGGATAAAAAAACTAGAATAAGGAGGCTCATATTCGATGAGTATAAGAGATTTTGATAGTATTCAAATTAAACTTGCTTCACCAGAAAAGATTTTAGAATGGTCTTTTGGAGAAGTAACTAAATCAGAAACTATAAACTATAGAACATTAAAACCAGAACCAGATGGACTATTCTGTGAAAAAATATTTGGACCAACAAAAGATTACGAATGTACATGTGGTAAACATAAAAAAATGAAAGATAAAGGAACTGTATGTGAAAAATGTAAAGTTACTATTACTACTTCTAAAGTAAGAAGAGAAAGAATGGGACACATTAAACTTGCAACTCCTATAGCTCACATTTGGTATTCTAAAGGAACTCCTAATAAAATGAGTTTACTTTTAGGAATTAGTACTAAAGAATTAGAAGCAGTTCTATATTTCTCTAGATATATAGTTATTGATGGGGGAAATACTGAATTCAAAAAATATCAAATTATTAGAGAACAACAATATAGATTATGTATGGAAAGTGATAAAAGTGGATCTTTCCGTGCAAAAATGGGAGCTGAAGGTATCTTAGAATTATTACAAGAATTAGATTTATCAGTTTTAGAAAAAGAATTAGAAGATGAAATTGATGGAGAAACTTCAACTCAAAAAAGAAAGAAAATGGTAAAAAGATTAAAAATAGTTAGAGACTTTATTACTTCAGGGAATAAACCTGAATGGTTAATCTTAACTATATTACCAGTAATACCTGCAGATTTAAGACCTCTTGTTCAACTTGATGGTGGAAGATTTGCAACAAGTGATTTAAATGATTTATATAGAAGAGTTATTAATAGAAATATTAGATTACAAAAATTAATTGAATCTAATGCTCCAGAAATCATGATTAGAAATGAAAAAAGAATGCTTCAAGAAGCAGTTGATGCTTTAATTGATAACGGTAGACGTGGAAAACCAGTTGTTACTCAATCAAATAGAGAATTAAAATCATTATCTAATATGTTAAAAGGTAAACAAGGAAGATTTAGACAAAACTTACTTGGAAAACGTGTGGACTATTCAGGACGTTCTGTTATCGTAGTAGGACCAAACTTAAAAATTCACCAATGCGGATTACCTAAGAAAATGGCATTAGAGTTATACAAACCTTTCTTAATGAGAGAACTTGTTAAAAGAAGTATAGCGACAAACGTTAAAACAGCTAAAAAAATGGTAGAAGAAGAAAACGAAGCAGTATGGGAATTAATTGAAGAAATTATCAAAAATCACCCAGTATTACTTAACCGTGCCCCAACTCTACATAGATTATCAATACAAGCTTTTGAACCAACAT
This is a stretch of genomic DNA from Streptobacillus canis. It encodes these proteins:
- the rplJ gene encoding 50S ribosomal protein L10; translation: MASKANIAAVEMLTEKLKEAKAVVFVDYKGITVNEDTQLRSEARKANVEYFVAKNRLVQIALKNVGLDLELKELAEGTTSFALGFEDGVAPSKLIYDFSQQFKGEKLKIKGGIVDGKVADKNTIEALAKLPSRPELLGMIAYGLLSPVRMLAVGLSNVAEQKEA
- a CDS encoding ABC transporter ATP-binding protein, whose amino-acid sequence is MIKLEVKDLSVVFDGKTIVEDINFHVDSGELVSVIGLSGSGKTTIFNAVAGIIPVNSGKILLNNEDVTGKNGKMSYMLQKDLLLQFKNVLENIALPLIIKGMGKKEAYEKVMANLETFGLEGLEKKYPKELSGGQRQRVAFLRTYMFSDDMNLLDEPFSALDLITKASIHKWYMDIRKKLNLTTLLITHDIDEAILLSNRIYILTLDNGVGKISKEIKIDLENRNNTTMEFIEFKKKILVELGKK
- the rpoB gene encoding DNA-directed RNA polymerase subunit beta is translated as MNNKLIKRYSFGKIKDRGEMPNFLEFQLDSYEDFLQTKRSHTARELKGLEAIFQETFPIESANGTLKLEYFGYEIHDSEAPLNDELECKKRGKTYSGQLKVNLRLTNNKTGEIKETLVHFGDIPLMTDKATFIINGAERVVVSQLHRSPGITFNKELNMQTGKDMFIGKIIPYKGTWLEFETDKNDVLNVKIDRKKKVLASVFLKAVKFFETNAEIMDEFFEVKTINLAPIYKKYKNIEDAKSVIRTEIEGSFVNEDVIDEKTGEIVVEAESFIDEIIVDKLLELNTSEITIWEVKPEDRMIAKSIKDDHTKSSDEAVVEVFKKLKPGDIVTVESAYNLIIPMFFNPQRYDFAPVGRYKINKRLKLEGEINEQDIVLTKNDVIATINYLKVLYNGGGSTDDIDNLSNRRVRGVGELLSIQIKGGVAKMSKMVREKMQTQDINTLTPQSLLNTKPLNALILEFFGSGQLSQFMDQSNPLAELTHKRRISALGPGGLSRDRAGFEVRDVHNSHYGRVCPIETPEGPNIGLIASLSTYGKVNKYGFIETPFVKVKDGVADFNDINYLAADEEEGLFIAQADTNIDEKGRLLDNEVTCRYGDEIVHVRKEQVDLMDVSPKQIVSVSAGLIPFLEHDDANRALMGSNMQRQAVPLLKTEAPYVGTGLERKVAIDSGAVLVSKVKGEVTYVDASKIIVTDEKGDDHLHRLLNFEKSNQSMCLHQKPIIDLGAKVEKGDILADGPSTAGGDLALGKNILLAFMPWEGYNFEDGILISERLRKDDVFTSLHIEEFDIEARTTKLGEEEITREIPNVSEEALRNLDKNGIVRVGAYVEPDDILVGKVTPKGESEPPAEERLLRAIFGEKAKDVRDTSLRLPHGVKGTVVDVLVLSKENKDDLKAGVNKVVRIYVAEKRKIMVGDKMSGRHGNKGVISRVLPVEDMPHLEDGTPVDVCLNPLGVPSRMNIGQVLEVHLGLAIGDMDKYIATPVFDGATEEDVKNYLEEAGYPRTGKVKLIDGRTGEYFDNPVTVGRMYMLKLHHLVEDKMHARAIGPYSLVTQQPLGGKAQFGGQRLGEMEVWALEAYGASNILQEMLTVKSDDINGRTKTYESIIKGQAMPEADAPESFKVLVKEFQSLGLDVNLYNKEGERIELDNNFEG
- the rplL gene encoding 50S ribosomal protein L7/L12, yielding MAFNKEQFIEDLKAMTVLELKEVVEAIEETFGVSAQPVAVAGGAVAAEAVEEKTNFDVVLTGAGANKIAVIKEVRAITGLGLKEAKDLVDNGGAVKEGASKEEAEDIKAKLEAAGASVELK
- a CDS encoding ABC transporter permease — its product is MKKILDTLIRYYLIFLVLIVWQLLSGLRIVPKFLLPSPIDVVLAFIKDFPLIMKHTKYTMVEAFTGFFLGTFFAFVLSIIMDRFEFMYKTTMPMLIITQTIPTVAIAPLLVLWLGYGMSSKILLVILTTFFPITVALLDGYRSVDKESLILLKSMGASKVQEYIHVKLPSSLSYFFAGFRISVSYSLIGAVVAEWLGGFYGLGVYMTRVRKSYSFDKMFAIIFFISALSLLLMTLVSKLEKYIIKWEEK
- a CDS encoding ABC transporter substrate-binding protein; the encoded protein is MKKLLTILFTFILIISCGTKEIGKMEDKPKEKITIVLDWVPNTNHTGLFVAKEKGFFNEYGLDVEIVQPPEGSTTQLIGTGKAQVGISFQDTLAKYFAAKEKLPVTAIAAILQHNTSGLVSLKDKNITSFKDLEGKTYGTWEDPIEQAILNKLMADEGASFEKVNVIPYSWDVLKALQTDTDAAWIYYAWDGIALKNAGLEFNFLDVKVAPELDYYTPVIIANNDFLATHEEDAMNLMKAIEKGYLYAIDNVEESVDILLKEAPELDRNLVLESQKWINGQYVDEGVKWGHIDSGRWNTFYNWLFENGLLENTIEKDYGFTNKYLGE